The Gadus macrocephalus chromosome 21, ASM3116895v1 genome has a segment encoding these proteins:
- the si:dkey-174m14.3 gene encoding brain-enriched guanylate kinase-associated protein isoform X2, which translates to MKLCVSGSSLLEQKEDLRKRLSFTTHKLELLESEFDSTRQYLETELRRAQEELDKFTDKLRRIQSSYSALQRINQDLEEKIHRNTQHHDDEKRALSREIIVLNNHLIEAKLTIEKLQEDNELYRKDCNLAAQLLQCNKAVYRAQLSELPADLQQRVTLHLEESSLGHPSYADSVPGSVVAEALEKADEACSSSQASHSPSPPAQEHGFLMDTLGRVDRPRSGQVLGLGFGLRAAYKTDLYSSDTALYCPDERLRERRPSMDLRGQRKLLYGPQNSTDSNPEEAPVAPRPGFSQEHFGGKFPGSSTYSSFSGPGSEDKGEGPPSSGGSSPHHHSLYMEWRDAGDYERKSNSSWERDSPGGFSIGAHPFQQAELSHHQHPHHQHHQNGSSPVYSRTMSSCFSEPYEPLPPSSSPSVAYGDSRRGSALAPGEAEEEEEEEEEELIGRWRQLSVEDLSAAAYRSPGRASPYSFSEQHFSVRPSKIRLGPLYSSFQEGADYYPHQGAADSVWGGGGGGGSPSSERGPVMMMGRQCHSAQAHLYRAKEDSQESENSLYHSGSSKDLEGSVGGAGAVGAGEEYAPASPTSSGESLNRGATLEMQAAELQHYQAEMQHNLPPQGSQTSPPPPPPPPPYSQKFGTLGLSRKDSLTKAQLYGTLLN; encoded by the exons AATACAGAGCAGCTACTCGGCATTGCAGAGGATCAATCAAGATCTGGAGGAAAAGATTCACAGAAAT ACCCAGCACCACGACGATGAGAAGCGGGCCCTGAGCAGGGAGATCATCGTCCTCAACAACCACCTGATCGAGGCCAAGCTCACCATAGAGAAGCTGCAAGAGGACAAC GAGCTGTACAGGAAGGACTGCAACCTGGCCGCCCAACTGCTCCAGTGTAACAAGGCTGTGTACCGGGCCCAGCTCTCTGAG CTGCCTGCAGACCTTCAGCAGCGGGTCACCCTGCACCTGGAGGAGTCCTCCCTCGGCCACCCCTCCTACGCCGACTCCGTCCCCGGCTCCGTCGTCGCCGAAGCGCTGGAGAAGGCCGACGAGGCCTGTAGCAGCAGCCAGGCCTCCCACTCGCCTAGCCCGCCGGCCCAGGAGCACGGCTTCCTCATGGACACCTTGGGCAGGGTGGACCGCCCCCGCTCCGGCCAAGTGCTGGGCCTGGGCTTCGGCCTCCGCGCGGCCTACAAAACGGACCTGTACAGCAGCGACACGGCCCTGTACTGCCCGGACGAGCGGCTCCGGGAGCGGCGGCCCAGCATGGACCTCCGCGGCCAGAGGAAGCTGCTCTACGGGCCCCAGAACTCCACGGACAGCAACCCGGAGGAGGCCCCGGTGGCGCCGAGGCCCGGCTTCTCCCAGGAGCACTTTGGGGGGAAGTTCCCGGGCTCCAGCACCTACTCCAGTTTcagcgggccgggctcggaggACAAGGGCGAGGGCCCGCCCAGCAGCGGGGGGTCCTCGCCCCACCACCACTCCCTCTACATGGAGTGGAGGGACGCCGGGGACTACGAGCGCAAGAGCAACTCCTCCTGGGAGCGGGACAGCCCCGGCGGCTTCTCCATCGGCGCCCACCCCTTCCAGCAGGCGGAGCTgagccaccaccagcacccgcaccaccaacaccaccagaaCGGCAGCTCGCCCGTGTACAGCCGCACCATGTCCTCCTGCTTCAGCGAGCCCTACGAGCCGctgccgccctcctcctcccccagcgtgGCCTACGGGGACAGCCGCCGCGGCAGCGCCCTGGCCCCGGGcgaggcggaggaagaggaggaggaggaggaggaggagctgatcgGCCGGTGGCGGCAGCTGAGCGTGGAGGACCTGAGCGCCGCCGCGTACCGCAGCCCCGGCCGCGCCTCCCCCTACAGCTTCTCCGAGCAGCACTTCTCGGTGCGGCCCTCCAAGATCCGCCTGGGCCCGCTGTACAGCAGCTTCCAGGAGGGGGCCGACTACTACCCGCACCAGGGGGCGGCCGACTCGGtgtggggcggcggcggcgggggcggcagCCCCAGCTCGGAGCGCGGCCCCGTGATGATGATGGGCCGGCAGTGCCACAGCGCGCAGGCGCACCTGTACCGCGCCAAGGAGGACAGCCAGGAGTCGGAGAACAGCCTCTACCACTCAGGGAGCTCCAAGGACCTGGAGGGCAGCgtgggcggggcgggggccGTCGGGGCCGGGGAGGAGTACGCCCCGGCCAGCCCCACCAGCTCCGGCGAGTCCCTGAACCGGGGGGCCACGCTGGAGATGCAGGCGGCCGAGCTGCAGCACTATCAGGCCGAGATGCAGCACAACCTCCCGCCGCAGGGGAGCCAGAcgtcccccccgcctcccccgccccctcccccttacaGCCAAAAATTTGGTACCCTGGGACTCTCCAGGAAAGACAGTCTGACCAAGGCCCAGTTGTACGGAACTCTTCTGAACTGA